The following are encoded together in the Pleurocapsa sp. FMAR1 genome:
- a CDS encoding alpha/beta fold hydrolase, which yields MISAIAITQTPKTWNWKGHNITYQQAGETGAAVVLVHGFGASWGHWRKNLPVLGESFRCYAIDLIGFGGSDKPQPSAEIKYTFETWGEQLADFCREVVGSPAFLIGNSIGCIVVMQTAVDHPELALGVAAINCSVRLLHDRKRVTLPWYRNYGSLVMQQVLGNRQIGSFFFKQIAKPKVVRKILLQAYRHPEAVTDELIDILMKPAQDKGAASVFLAFTRYSQGPLPEDLLPRLTCPTVLLWGTEDPWEPVAMGRELAAISTVDEFVALEGLGHCPQDEAPEIVNPILLKWIQQHQ from the coding sequence ATGATATCGGCGATCGCAATAACTCAAACACCTAAAACCTGGAACTGGAAAGGACACAATATTACTTATCAGCAAGCAGGAGAAACTGGCGCAGCAGTAGTTTTGGTACATGGTTTTGGGGCATCTTGGGGACACTGGCGCAAAAATTTGCCCGTGTTGGGAGAATCTTTTCGTTGTTATGCGATCGATCTGATTGGCTTTGGTGGTTCTGATAAGCCTCAACCAAGTGCAGAAATTAAATACACCTTTGAAACCTGGGGAGAACAGCTAGCTGATTTTTGTCGTGAAGTGGTTGGTAGCCCTGCCTTTTTAATTGGTAATTCTATTGGCTGTATTGTAGTCATGCAAACGGCGGTAGATCATCCTGAATTAGCTTTAGGTGTGGCAGCGATTAATTGTTCGGTTAGGCTTTTACACGATCGCAAACGAGTTACCTTGCCCTGGTATCGTAACTATGGTTCATTAGTTATGCAGCAAGTACTGGGTAATAGGCAAATTGGTAGCTTCTTTTTTAAGCAGATTGCTAAACCCAAGGTAGTACGCAAGATTTTATTACAGGCTTATCGTCACCCTGAAGCAGTCACCGATGAACTAATAGATATTTTGATGAAACCTGCCCAAGACAAAGGTGCAGCCTCTGTTTTTCTGGCATTTACTCGTTATTCACAAGGTCCTTTACCAGAAGATTTGCTTCCCCGTCTTACTTGTCCTACGGTTTTATTATGGGGAACAGAAGATCCTTGGGAACCTGTGGCTATGGGTAGAGAATTAGCTGCAATATCCACAGTAGATGAGTTTGTTGCCTTAGAAGGCTTAGGTCATTGCCCTCAAGATGAAGCCCCAGAAATAGTTAATCCTATTTTATTAAAATGGATTCAACAGCATCAGTAA
- the speB gene encoding agmatinase has translation MIAKQFIGSEAQTTYEEAKVVILPIPYEKTTTYRKGCQNGAAAIIKASDQLEAYDIEFEQEICHEVGIFTVNAIASTITNPDLTPEAMMDLVTARVSKLIANGKFVIALGGEHSITAGIVKAYRQLLSEPFTVIQIDAHGDLRHSYEDSIYNHACVMRRVLDMGLPTLPVGIRSICLEEAQLIKEKQIPVVWAKDIYQNLDWIDKALSHITTEKVFITIDLDGLDPSLMPGVGTPEPGGLNWFELTKFLRTVFSKHQVIGCDVMELAPTSDSVVSEFTAAKLVYKLVSYITLSC, from the coding sequence ATGATTGCCAAACAGTTTATTGGTTCAGAAGCGCAAACAACCTACGAGGAAGCAAAAGTAGTCATTTTGCCTATTCCTTATGAAAAAACCACTACCTACCGTAAAGGATGTCAAAATGGTGCAGCAGCAATTATCAAAGCCTCAGATCAGCTTGAAGCTTATGATATTGAGTTTGAACAAGAAATATGTCACGAAGTGGGAATTTTTACTGTAAATGCGATCGCCAGTACCATAACAAATCCCGATTTAACTCCAGAAGCGATGATGGATCTTGTTACTGCTAGAGTATCTAAGTTAATTGCCAATGGTAAATTTGTCATTGCTTTAGGAGGAGAACACAGTATTACCGCAGGTATAGTTAAGGCTTATCGACAGCTTTTGAGTGAGCCGTTTACGGTGATTCAAATTGATGCCCATGGAGATCTGCGCCATAGCTACGAAGACTCAATCTATAATCATGCTTGTGTCATGCGCCGAGTGTTAGATATGGGGTTGCCGACTTTGCCTGTGGGTATCCGCAGCATCTGTTTAGAAGAAGCGCAGTTAATTAAAGAAAAGCAAATTCCTGTAGTTTGGGCAAAAGATATCTATCAAAATTTAGACTGGATTGACAAAGCACTTTCTCACATCACTACTGAAAAAGTATTTATTACCATCGATCTTGATGGACTAGATCCTAGTTTAATGCCTGGAGTAGGAACTCCAGAACCTGGAGGATTAAACTGGTTTGAATTAACTAAATTTCTGCGAACGGTATTTAGCAAGCATCAAGTGATAGGCTGCGATGTCATGGAGCTTGCACCGACTTCAGATTCTGTAGTATCGGAGTTTACTGCTGCAAAACTAGTTTACAAATTAGTTAGCTACATTACATTATCTTGCTAA
- a CDS encoding redoxin domain-containing protein, producing the protein MNTIGNYAPDFEIPGIDREVYHLGSYRKKLKAIAVVFMNSESPEVEQYLERLKQLQADFSSQGFTVMGIDSNHRSEAIADSMEGMKQYAHGHELNFPYLRDTTQDVAKAFKVKVMPTVYLLDSDAVIRYQGRIDDCAESIDRVNHHYLRDSISTMLSGRKIAKDYVEPAGTSIKWRNF; encoded by the coding sequence ATGAACACAATAGGTAATTATGCTCCTGATTTTGAAATCCCAGGCATCGATCGAGAAGTTTATCATCTTGGTAGCTACCGCAAAAAATTAAAAGCGATCGCCGTGGTTTTCATGAACAGCGAAAGTCCTGAAGTTGAGCAATATCTCGAACGTCTTAAACAGCTTCAAGCTGACTTTAGCAGCCAGGGTTTTACAGTCATGGGCATCGACTCTAACCATCGCTCAGAAGCGATCGCCGACAGCATGGAAGGCATGAAGCAATATGCTCATGGGCATGAGCTTAATTTTCCTTACCTACGCGATACCACTCAAGATGTGGCAAAAGCTTTTAAAGTCAAAGTTATGCCGACTGTATATTTATTAGATAGTGATGCTGTCATTCGTTATCAGGGCAGAATTGATGATTGTGCAGAATCAATAGATCGAGTTAATCATCATTATCTTCGTGATAGTATTTCTACAATGCTTTCAGGCAGAAAAATTGCTAAAGATTACGTTGAACCCGCAGGTACTTCTATTAAGTGGCGCAATTTTTAG
- a CDS encoding phosphoketolase family protein translates to MTVATNIPAFCQGIKHFKEQLPGFEQYGQSSAIAEGQTAIASPTDKTAVYQTILAADALRYLTLHITASKQSGHPGGFASIADTIAALVMLGHKNIVTEVGHHAPGFYSNVFLDTSLETMDINNVQDLGDRFREMHGLLGHLSGQIPGLLSPAGPLGQGQHFAMAGAKLHPGVLFPVTIGDGGLGEPYIMSSFGHFNTAFPKVTNFLPILVWNGYSQEHHSMVSTKTNEEMIAYWKGNGFAEVIFVNAKDYDDTNQPGDYVNSTRFSFEARMAFTQAILEATDKAAKSALGGKLTVLIVKQLKGSGVHKDGAQSHNLYPGDHVDKDYIMAALQQRALTPEAWQLVRNNYLRSNGGAAAHTAVTEQEYSIPDLSNIPLEEYAVGGDKQVATTAMGAIAVYVGQQDKNFIVANADGNAASGIKNINTALKIIHPTTDEIYFQQPEGQVYEPLSEDACAGLAAAQALFGARTLWCSYESFAVNGLPIWQTVTQAMTELRRTTPSTITLFTAGALEQGRNGWTHQRPEIENYFAGMMRNGNIFPLFPCDANSIQACYEWALGTKNKGITITASKSPLAIRTTLEQTREGLAKGGIVLQEIDPPEGKCVVFAVIGDMTLIPTFEAAEQLKSQGIGSRIISIINPRRLYRPTDVAWDTCTREQDGDFLNDAEFSAMFAGNALIGVTGGSSAMLEPVMLRSNSKRDVFAWKRGETASSATQIMEFNGITADNFVKRAIELIG, encoded by the coding sequence ATGACCGTTGCCACTAATATTCCCGCTTTTTGTCAAGGGATTAAACACTTTAAAGAACAGTTGCCTGGTTTTGAGCAATACGGGCAGTCATCAGCAATTGCAGAAGGACAAACTGCGATCGCCTCGCCTACAGATAAGACAGCAGTATATCAAACTATATTGGCAGCAGATGCTTTACGCTATCTAACTCTACACATTACTGCCAGTAAGCAGTCAGGACACCCAGGCGGTTTTGCTAGTATCGCTGATACTATTGCTGCTTTGGTAATGTTAGGACATAAAAATATTGTTACCGAAGTCGGTCATCATGCCCCAGGATTTTATAGCAATGTCTTTTTAGATACTTCTCTAGAAACAATGGACATTAATAATGTTCAAGATCTCGGCGATCGCTTTCGAGAAATGCACGGGCTTTTAGGACATCTTTCAGGACAAATCCCTGGCTTACTTAGCCCCGCAGGACCTCTAGGACAAGGACAGCACTTTGCCATGGCAGGGGCAAAACTCCATCCTGGGGTCTTGTTTCCTGTAACTATTGGTGATGGTGGTTTGGGTGAACCCTATATCATGAGTAGCTTTGGGCATTTTAATACCGCCTTTCCCAAAGTGACTAACTTCTTACCTATTTTAGTTTGGAATGGTTATTCTCAAGAACATCACAGCATGGTTTCTACCAAAACCAATGAAGAGATGATTGCCTACTGGAAAGGTAACGGTTTTGCAGAAGTGATTTTCGTTAACGCCAAAGATTACGACGACACAAATCAGCCAGGAGACTATGTAAACAGCACTAGATTTTCTTTTGAAGCTAGAATGGCTTTTACTCAGGCAATCCTAGAGGCAACAGACAAAGCTGCCAAGTCGGCACTAGGCGGTAAGCTAACAGTTCTAATTGTCAAACAGCTTAAAGGTTCAGGAGTGCATAAAGATGGCGCACAGTCTCATAATCTTTACCCAGGAGATCATGTAGACAAAGATTATATTATGGCTGCCCTCCAACAAAGGGCTTTAACTCCCGAAGCCTGGCAGCTTGTACGTAATAATTATCTTCGTTCTAATGGTGGCGCAGCAGCCCATACAGCCGTTACCGAACAAGAATACTCTATACCAGATTTAAGTAATATTCCCTTAGAAGAATATGCCGTTGGTGGCGATAAACAGGTTGCCACTACAGCCATGGGGGCGATCGCTGTTTATGTCGGGCAACAAGACAAAAACTTCATTGTGGCAAATGCTGACGGGAATGCAGCCTCAGGCATCAAAAATATCAATACTGCTTTAAAAATTATTCACCCCACCACCGACGAAATCTATTTTCAACAGCCCGAAGGACAGGTTTACGAACCTCTTAGTGAAGATGCTTGTGCTGGATTGGCAGCAGCACAGGCTTTATTTGGGGCGCGGACTCTTTGGTGTTCCTATGAATCCTTTGCTGTTAATGGTTTACCTATCTGGCAGACGGTTACCCAAGCGATGACCGAATTACGCCGTACCACTCCCTCTACTATTACTTTATTTACAGCAGGGGCATTAGAACAAGGACGCAACGGCTGGACACACCAACGTCCTGAAATTGAGAACTACTTTGCAGGCATGATGCGTAATGGTAATATTTTTCCTCTTTTTCCCTGTGATGCTAACAGTATCCAAGCCTGTTATGAATGGGCATTAGGAACAAAAAACAAAGGTATAACTATCACTGCCAGCAAGTCTCCCTTAGCCATTCGCACGACTTTAGAACAAACACGGGAAGGATTAGCTAAAGGTGGCATTGTTCTCCAAGAAATAGATCCTCCCGAAGGTAAATGCGTTGTCTTTGCAGTAATTGGCGACATGACTTTAATTCCTACCTTTGAGGCTGCCGAACAGCTAAAATCTCAGGGTATTGGTTCAAGAATTATCTCTATAATTAATCCTCGTCGTCTATATCGTCCTACTGATGTGGCTTGGGACACTTGCACTCGTGAACAGGATGGTGATTTTCTCAATGATGCTGAATTTTCGGCGATGTTTGCTGGTAATGCCCTGATCGGGGTAACTGGTGGTTCGAGTGCCATGCTAGAACCTGTAATGTTGCGTAGTAATAGTAAACGAGACGTTTTTGCTTGGAAACGAGGAGAAACTGCTTCTAGTGCAACTCAAATTATGGAATTTAACGGCATTACTGCTGATAATTTTGTTAAACGAGCAATAGAGTTGATCGGCTAA
- a CDS encoding S1C family serine protease, whose protein sequence is MNLYKKTFTIFGVVNIVLLLSQSISNSQEVNNYDDYKLYCSPGAYQYKVQSPECDVNQSKYSHRLEDELLPKKNINFTDFKSVSINDWRNPDPKVPWSEPVFVESKFGNYLAVFDKNYKKYGDGFFSRFDEEGIISKWTGEELSIFSYEKLACDALLGCKRKNITPVGDSIEVLVDGLAFKIYGDNGIFPIPGDLILALQKASVNTDITLRINGSVISDIGKKTSNSLKVLYSVENNNEKSNSLIEEKISAVESLDENSNVQKIVSSTTPGVVKIQTNSGSGTGFIISKTGLILTNRHVVSGNDKVTVSFYDGTIKEAQILKRDRMADIAILRINNYSANLKPLPLCHAQYPIVGEDVVAIGNPLSLNFTVTRGIVSGIRQTENQSLIQTDAPINPGNSGGPLLNQYGEVIGIINAKKFAMGIEGLGFAIPIIEVLNNLGLEVETHIDNHLNRCGNPIQLSSKSEFLN, encoded by the coding sequence ATGAATTTATATAAGAAAACTTTCACTATTTTTGGAGTAGTAAATATTGTACTTTTATTATCTCAATCTATTTCTAACTCTCAGGAAGTAAATAATTATGATGATTACAAACTATATTGTAGTCCAGGAGCATATCAGTATAAAGTTCAGAGTCCTGAATGTGATGTAAATCAATCCAAATATTCACACAGACTTGAAGATGAGCTATTGCCCAAAAAAAACATCAATTTTACTGATTTTAAGTCAGTTTCTATAAACGACTGGAGAAACCCTGACCCGAAAGTTCCTTGGTCAGAGCCAGTTTTTGTTGAATCAAAGTTTGGCAATTATCTTGCAGTATTTGATAAAAATTATAAAAAATATGGAGATGGTTTTTTTAGTCGGTTTGATGAAGAAGGAATTATATCTAAATGGACTGGTGAAGAATTATCAATTTTCTCTTATGAAAAATTAGCTTGTGATGCACTTTTAGGGTGTAAAAGAAAAAATATAACTCCTGTAGGAGATTCAATTGAAGTATTAGTGGATGGTTTGGCATTCAAAATATATGGAGACAATGGTATTTTTCCTATTCCAGGTGATTTAATACTCGCTTTACAAAAAGCAAGTGTTAATACAGATATTACACTTCGTATTAATGGTTCAGTTATTAGCGATATTGGAAAAAAAACCTCAAATAGTTTAAAGGTGCTTTATTCTGTTGAAAATAATAATGAAAAATCAAATAGTTTAATTGAAGAAAAAATATCCGCAGTTGAATCTTTAGATGAAAATAGCAATGTTCAAAAAATTGTAAGTTCAACAACTCCTGGAGTAGTTAAAATTCAAACCAATTCTGGCTCTGGTACTGGATTTATTATCAGCAAAACAGGTTTGATATTGACAAATAGGCACGTAGTAAGCGGTAACGATAAAGTCACTGTAAGTTTTTATGATGGAACAATTAAAGAAGCACAAATCTTAAAAAGAGATCGAATGGCTGATATTGCTATACTAAGAATCAATAATTACTCTGCTAATCTAAAACCACTACCTCTTTGTCATGCACAATATCCTATTGTTGGAGAAGATGTAGTAGCAATAGGAAATCCTTTATCGCTCAACTTTACAGTCACTAGAGGCATTGTAAGTGGTATTCGCCAAACTGAAAATCAATCATTAATTCAAACCGATGCTCCTATAAATCCTGGAAATAGCGGAGGACCATTATTAAATCAATATGGTGAGGTTATAGGAATCATAAACGCTAAAAAATTTGCAATGGGAATCGAAGGATTAGGTTTTGCTATACCAATAATTGAAGTGTTGAATAATCTAGGATTAGAAGTTGAAACTCATATTGATAATCACTTAAATCGTTGTGGCAATCCTATTCAACTATCCTCTAAAAGTGAATTTTTAAATTGA
- a CDS encoding sll0787 family AIR synthase-like protein: protein MSVTIVRRSQILFYMSNFSSLNLEQLAAKLKQSLGIIQKQDIQVVSQILGLQTDNQIQVGDDCAAIPDGDGYLLLAAEGIWHVLVETDPWFAGWCAVMVNVSDIAAMGGKAIAIVDTIWTEDTAKAIPMLEGMKAAAEAFNVPIVGGHTNFHSVYNALGVSILGRAKKLISSFAAQPGDLLVVAIDLQGEMHSKFPFWNAATKAKASQLQENLTIFPYLAENNLCNAGKDISMGGIVGTLLMLIEASKCGAVLNLDNIVCPVNVDLETWLLCFPSYGFLLSIKPQNLDVVKRQFNERNISCNLVGEIIKGSQLILKSQQQSHLFWDFKTDNFILS, encoded by the coding sequence ATGTCTGTAACTATAGTTAGGCGATCGCAGATATTATTCTATATGAGCAATTTCTCTTCTCTAAATCTCGAACAGCTAGCAGCAAAACTCAAACAGTCACTTGGTATAATCCAAAAGCAAGATATTCAGGTTGTCAGCCAAATATTAGGTTTACAAACAGATAATCAGATACAGGTTGGTGATGATTGCGCTGCTATCCCCGACGGCGATGGTTATTTACTTTTAGCTGCTGAAGGAATATGGCACGTATTAGTAGAGACAGATCCTTGGTTTGCAGGTTGGTGTGCAGTTATGGTCAACGTGAGCGACATTGCAGCCATGGGTGGAAAAGCGATCGCCATTGTTGATACGATCTGGACAGAAGATACCGCTAAAGCCATACCAATGCTGGAAGGAATGAAGGCTGCTGCTGAAGCTTTTAATGTCCCCATTGTTGGCGGACATACTAATTTTCACAGCGTCTATAATGCTTTAGGCGTGTCTATTTTAGGACGGGCAAAAAAGTTGATTAGTAGTTTTGCAGCCCAACCTGGAGATTTGCTAGTTGTGGCAATAGATTTGCAGGGGGAAATGCACTCTAAATTTCCCTTTTGGAATGCTGCTACCAAAGCCAAAGCAAGTCAATTACAAGAGAATTTGACCATTTTTCCTTATTTAGCGGAGAATAACCTCTGCAATGCTGGTAAAGATATTAGCATGGGGGGAATTGTCGGGACTCTATTGATGTTAATTGAAGCTTCTAAGTGTGGTGCGGTTTTAAATTTAGATAATATTGTCTGTCCCGTCAATGTAGATCTAGAAACCTGGTTACTCTGCTTTCCTAGTTACGGATTTTTACTATCAATTAAGCCCCAAAATTTAGATGTAGTCAAAAGACAATTTAACGAAAGAAACATTTCATGTAATTTAGTTGGAGAAATTATCAAAGGCTCTCAATTAATCCTTAAGTCACAACAGCAATCTCATCTATTTTGGGATTTTAAGACAGATAACTTTATCCTCAGCTAA